GATCCGGCCTTTGGCGGTGTGGGCGCCCCAGCGCCAGGAAACGCGCGTCCCTTCGTCGTATCGGTCCATGATGGCTCCTGCCGGTTTCCAGCAGTAAGCCTCCGGACGCTGGAACGTTCCGTTGCCGGCAGCAGCCTCAGGCGTCGTCGTCGTGCAGGATGCGTTCGGCCGCACCGTCCATGTCGTCATACTGGCCGCTCCGGATGCTCCAGAGAAACCCCGCGAGGCCGAGACCGCCGAGGAACAGCGCGATCGGGATGAGGTAGACGAGCCCGGTCATGCGGTCCTCGCGGACAGCGGCGTGGCGGCGGGGAGGGCGGGCCGCAGGGAGAAGCCCGTCGAGCCCGCGTTGAGGCGCATGGCGTTGGCGATGACCAGGATCGACGAAGCGGACATGGCGATCGCCGCCACCAGCGGCGTGACGTGGCCGAGGATGGCGATCGGCACCGCGATCGCGTTGTAGACGACCGCGAGCCACAGGTTCTGCCGGATCAGCACGCCCGCCCGCCGCGACATCGTCAGCGCATGCGGGACCGAGCCGAGGCTGTCGCGCAGGAACACGAAATCGGCGGCGTTCCGGCCGACGTCGGCGGCCGTCGACGGCGCCATCGACACGTGTGCGGCCGCCAGCGCGGCCGTATCGTTCAGGCCATCGCCCACCATCAGCACCTTGTGCCCCTCGGCGGCCAGTTCGGCCAGCCGCTCGGCCTTCTGCGCAGGCATCATGCGGGCATGGAAGGTGTCGATGCCGAGACGTGCGGCGAGGCCGGCGACCGGTCCCTCGGCGTCGCCCGACAGGATCTCCATGCCGCAACCGGCCGCCGCCAGATCGTCCACCGCCTGCTGGGCGTCCGGCCGTGTCTGGTCGTCGAAGCGGAACGAGGCGAGCGCCCGCCCGCCGAAGGCGAGGATCGTCGGGCCTGCGGGATCGCCGTCGACGGCGCCGTCCAGCGCCCAGGCGGCGCGTCCGAGCCGCCACGTCCCGGTGGCGTCGCTGGCTTCCACGCCGCAGCCCGGAACCTCCGCGATCCTGTCGAAGGCCGGGGTCGAGGCGGGCAGCCCGGCCGCGGCCGAAACGATCGCCTTCGACAGCGGATGCCGCGAATGCGCGGCGATCGCGGCCGCGATCGCCAGCGTCGCCGGCTGGATCTCGGCCCGGTTCGCAAGGCGCGCGCGGCCCATCGTCAGCGTCCCGGTCTTGTCGAAGGCCACGCGGTCGATCTCGGCCAGCCGCTCCATCGCGGATCCGTCCTTGACCATGATGCCGGCCTCGAACAGCCGCCGCGCAGCCACCACCTGCACGATCGGCACCGCCAGCCCGAGCGCGCAGGGGCAGGTGATGATCAGGACGGCGATGGCGATGGTCGTGGCGCGGTGCAGGTCGCCCGAAACCGCCAGCCAGCCGGCGAAGGCGACCAGTGCCGTCAGGTGGACGACCGGGGAGTACATCGCCGACGCCCGGTCGGCGATGCGCCGATAGCGCGCGC
The nucleotide sequence above comes from Aquibium microcysteis. Encoded proteins:
- a CDS encoding cation-translocating P-type ATPase, which gives rise to MSCCAPGTEAAGEIDRAESAGPSAEEVMLASREIGQGLRQTDLSVPGVHCGACIHAIETALGRLDGVESARVNLSAKRVAIRWRDGTLPPLVETLNRLGYAAHLFDGFGEDKDREFSRLVRATAVAGFAAANIMLLSVSVWSGAEDATRDLFHWISALIAIPALVLAGGIFYRSAWNALKHGTMNMDVPIALGVTLAYGLSLYETINHGHHAYFDAAVSLLFFLLIGRTLDHAMRERARTAVTGLARLAPRGAMVIRGDGSRDYLPVGEIEPGMRLQVAAGERIPVDGDVESGVSDLDCSLVTGESAPQPVRAGEPLRAGMLNLTGPLVMTVTARAQDSFLAEMIRLMGVAEGGRARYRRIADRASAMYSPVVHLTALVAFAGWLAVSGDLHRATTIAIAVLIITCPCALGLAVPIVQVVAARRLFEAGIMVKDGSAMERLAEIDRVAFDKTGTLTMGRARLANRAEIQPATLAIAAAIAAHSRHPLSKAIVSAAAGLPASTPAFDRIAEVPGCGVEASDATGTWRLGRAAWALDGAVDGDPAGPTILAFGGRALASFRFDDQTRPDAQQAVDDLAAAGCGMEILSGDAEGPVAGLAARLGIDTFHARMMPAQKAERLAELAAEGHKVLMVGDGLNDTAALAAAHVSMAPSTAADVGRNAADFVFLRDSLGSVPHALTMSRRAGVLIRQNLWLAVVYNAIAVPIAILGHVTPLVAAIAMSASSILVIANAMRLNAGSTGFSLRPALPAATPLSARTA
- the ccoS gene encoding cbb3-type cytochrome oxidase assembly protein CcoS, producing MTGLVYLIPIALFLGGLGLAGFLWSIRSGQYDDMDGAAERILHDDDA